A genomic region of Bradyrhizobium sp. ORS 278 contains the following coding sequences:
- a CDS encoding amidohydrolase family protein — MTQPDLVIRGGTIADGSGGELYEADVAITGGRIVDVGRIAASGREEIDARGKLVTPGFVDVHTHYDGQVTWSHDISPSSQNGVTTAIMGNCGVGFAPCRPADHQRLIQLMEGVEDIPEPVLEAGIPWEWESFPDYMEWLGKRSFDLDIGAQLPHAALRVYVMGERGARRDPATADDSRAMAALARDAVKAGALGFSTSRTLNHRTSTGDYTPTLKAGEDELTTIASAMHSAGRSVLQFVLDISTIHEDLPMMLRIADATKCPISFSVTQNDRAPQRWRQTLAEINAAAARGLSVTAQIAARPVGLLLGLELSRNPLQTHPSYQAIAHLPLSERAARMRDPQLRAAILSEQASATDDPLFFKPNYDKMYLLGDPPDYEQPPERSLGAQARARGCRPEELAYDAMLTDGGRGMLYVPFLNYSDGNLDATYEMLRDPSSVPGLSDGGAHCGIICDASFPTYLLTHWTRDRTRGDRLSIPFVVAAQSRKTALSVGLGDRGLIAPGFKADVNVIDYDRLHLHPPKVHYDLPVGGRRLMQDVDGYEATIVSGIVTRRHGEATGARPGRLVRGARAGMQ, encoded by the coding sequence ATGACGCAGCCTGATCTCGTGATCCGCGGCGGAACGATTGCCGATGGCTCTGGCGGCGAGCTGTACGAAGCGGATGTCGCTATCACAGGCGGCCGCATCGTCGACGTCGGCAGGATCGCCGCGTCCGGGCGCGAGGAGATCGACGCGCGCGGCAAGCTCGTGACCCCCGGCTTCGTCGACGTCCACACCCATTATGACGGCCAGGTCACCTGGAGCCACGACATCTCGCCGTCGTCGCAGAACGGCGTCACCACCGCGATCATGGGCAATTGCGGCGTCGGCTTCGCACCGTGCCGGCCGGCCGACCACCAGCGGCTGATTCAGCTGATGGAAGGCGTCGAGGACATTCCCGAGCCGGTGCTCGAAGCCGGCATTCCCTGGGAGTGGGAAAGCTTTCCCGATTATATGGAATGGCTGGGCAAGCGCTCCTTCGATCTCGACATCGGCGCGCAGCTGCCGCATGCGGCGCTGCGCGTCTACGTGATGGGCGAACGCGGCGCGCGGCGTGATCCGGCCACGGCCGACGACAGCCGCGCCATGGCGGCGCTGGCGCGCGATGCGGTCAAAGCCGGGGCGCTCGGCTTCTCCACCTCGCGCACGCTCAACCACCGCACCTCGACCGGCGACTACACGCCGACGCTCAAGGCCGGCGAGGATGAGCTGACGACCATCGCGAGCGCGATGCACAGCGCCGGCCGCAGCGTGCTGCAATTCGTGCTCGACATCTCCACCATCCACGAAGACCTGCCGATGATGCTGCGCATCGCCGACGCAACGAAATGCCCGATCTCGTTCTCGGTGACGCAGAACGATCGCGCGCCGCAGCGCTGGCGGCAGACGTTGGCGGAGATCAACGCGGCGGCCGCGCGCGGCCTGTCGGTGACGGCACAGATCGCGGCGCGCCCGGTCGGACTGCTGCTCGGGCTGGAATTGTCACGCAACCCGCTGCAGACCCATCCGAGCTACCAGGCGATCGCGCATCTGCCGCTGTCCGAACGCGCCGCGCGGATGCGCGATCCGCAGCTCCGCGCGGCGATCCTGAGCGAGCAAGCCAGTGCGACCGACGACCCGCTGTTCTTCAAGCCGAACTACGACAAGATGTACCTGCTCGGCGATCCGCCGGACTATGAGCAGCCGCCGGAGCGGTCGCTCGGCGCCCAGGCGCGTGCGCGCGGCTGCCGGCCGGAGGAGCTGGCCTATGATGCGATGCTGACGGACGGCGGGCGCGGCATGCTCTACGTGCCGTTCCTCAACTATTCCGACGGCAACCTCGACGCCACCTATGAGATGCTGCGCGACCCCAGCAGCGTGCCAGGCCTCAGCGACGGCGGCGCGCATTGCGGCATCATCTGCGACGCCAGCTTCCCGACCTATCTGCTGACGCACTGGACCCGCGACCGCACGCGCGGCGACAGGCTGTCGATCCCGTTCGTCGTCGCGGCGCAGTCGCGCAAGACCGCGCTCTCCGTCGGCCTCGGCGATCGCGGTCTGATCGCGCCCGGCTTCAAGGCCGACGTCAACGTCATCGATTACGACCGGCTGCATCTGCATCCGCCCAAGGTGCATTACGACCTGCCGGTCGGCGGTCGCCGGCTAATGCAGGACGTCGACGGCTACGAGGCGACGATCGTGTCGGGCATCGTCACGCGCAGGCACGGCGAGGCCACCGGCGCACGGCCGGGGCGGCTGGTCAGGGGCGCGCGCGCTGGGATGCAATAA
- a CDS encoding MFS transporter has protein sequence MAAPTTLKSNARASTASTPKGAWRITFLLFLFMLVNFADKIVVGLAGVPIMTELNLSAEQFGLLGSSFFLLFSLAAIVVGFIVNKVPTRWVLLVLALVWAVAQFPMVGTVGFTTLLICRIILGAGEGPAASVAVHAIYKWFPDEKRAMPTAILSQGSAFGVILAVPALNWVIVNHGWHYAFGALGVVGLMWSAAWLWLGREGPLAELDPVAVREQRVPYLQILTSRTFLGCVAATFGAYWALSLGLTWFTPFLIKGLGFSQAQAGFISILPWIFGACVVLTTGFASQMLMARGVSTRLARGVLGATPLVIGGALMAAMPHVDGASAKIALVVVGSGLCGSIYVVCPPMIGEFTPVAQRGAVISIYGALYTLAGIIAPVVMGKMIQASGSMLEGYMSGFTINAVIMVISGLLGLALLWPNTERARLQVDEAVAPEFA, from the coding sequence ATGGCCGCGCCAACGACGCTCAAGAGCAATGCCCGCGCCAGCACGGCGTCCACGCCGAAGGGCGCGTGGAGGATCACCTTCCTTTTGTTTCTGTTCATGCTGGTGAACTTTGCCGACAAGATCGTTGTCGGCCTCGCCGGCGTTCCGATCATGACCGAGCTCAATCTGAGCGCCGAGCAGTTCGGGCTGCTCGGCTCGTCGTTCTTCCTGCTGTTCTCCCTCGCGGCGATCGTGGTCGGCTTCATCGTCAACAAGGTGCCGACGCGCTGGGTCCTCCTGGTGCTGGCGCTGGTGTGGGCGGTGGCGCAATTCCCGATGGTCGGCACCGTCGGCTTCACGACGCTGCTGATCTGCCGAATCATTCTCGGCGCCGGCGAAGGTCCGGCAGCCTCGGTCGCGGTTCACGCGATCTACAAATGGTTTCCCGACGAGAAGCGCGCGATGCCGACCGCGATCCTGTCGCAGGGCTCCGCGTTCGGCGTCATCCTCGCGGTGCCCGCCTTGAACTGGGTGATCGTGAATCATGGCTGGCACTATGCGTTCGGCGCGCTGGGCGTGGTCGGCCTGATGTGGAGCGCGGCGTGGCTGTGGCTCGGCCGGGAAGGACCGCTGGCGGAGCTGGACCCGGTCGCCGTCCGCGAACAGCGCGTGCCGTATCTGCAGATCCTGACCAGCAGGACCTTCTTGGGTTGCGTGGCGGCGACCTTCGGCGCCTACTGGGCGCTGTCGCTCGGATTGACCTGGTTCACGCCGTTCCTGATCAAGGGCCTCGGTTTCTCGCAGGCGCAGGCCGGCTTCATCTCGATCCTGCCGTGGATCTTCGGCGCATGCGTGGTGCTGACGACGGGCTTCGCATCGCAGATGCTGATGGCGCGCGGCGTGTCCACGCGCCTGGCGCGCGGTGTGCTCGGTGCGACGCCGCTGGTGATCGGCGGGGCGCTGATGGCCGCGATGCCGCATGTGGACGGGGCGTCGGCCAAGATCGCGCTGGTCGTGGTCGGATCAGGCCTGTGCGGCTCGATCTACGTCGTCTGCCCGCCGATGATCGGCGAGTTCACGCCGGTCGCGCAGCGTGGCGCCGTCATCTCGATCTACGGTGCCCTGTACACGCTGGCCGGCATCATCGCGCCGGTCGTGATGGGCAAGATGATCCAGGCTTCCGGCAGCATGCTCGAAGGCTACATGTCCGGCTTCACCATCAACGCGGTCATCATGGTGATTTCCGGCCTGCTCGGACTGGCGCTGCTCTGGCCGAACACAGAACGCGCGCGCCTGCAGGTGGATGAGGCGGTCGCGCCGGAATTTGCGTGA
- a CDS encoding ABC transporter ATP-binding protein has protein sequence MLVLSVRHLTKSYRSGGEPIKVLRGVDLDVASGERVALTGESGSGKSTLLHLIAGLDAADDGDITLDGASVGALDDAGRAAIRRERLGLVFQQFNLVPSLSVQDNLSFQARLAGRHDPVWHTELVERLGLKPLLKRYPEQLSGGQQQRVAIGRALAIKPALLLADEPTGNLDEDTADEVMALTRDLVARTGCGFLMVTHSARLAAMLDRHVHLHAGRVA, from the coding sequence ATGCTCGTGCTCAGCGTTCGTCATCTCACCAAATCCTACCGATCCGGCGGCGAGCCGATCAAAGTCCTCCGCGGCGTCGACCTCGACGTGGCCTCCGGCGAGCGCGTGGCGCTGACCGGCGAATCCGGCTCGGGCAAGAGCACGCTGCTGCATCTCATTGCCGGGCTCGATGCGGCCGATGACGGCGACATCACGCTCGACGGAGCGTCGGTCGGCGCGCTGGACGACGCCGGCCGCGCCGCAATCCGGCGCGAGCGGCTCGGGCTGGTGTTCCAGCAGTTCAATCTGGTGCCGAGCCTGTCGGTGCAGGACAATCTCAGCTTCCAGGCGCGGCTGGCCGGGCGGCACGATCCGGTCTGGCACACCGAACTGGTGGAGCGGCTCGGCCTGAAACCGCTGCTCAAGCGCTATCCCGAGCAGCTGTCCGGAGGCCAGCAGCAACGCGTCGCCATCGGCCGCGCGCTGGCGATCAAGCCTGCGCTGCTCCTCGCGGACGAGCCGACCGGCAATCTCGACGAGGACACCGCCGACGAGGTGATGGCGCTGACGCGCGATCTCGTCGCGCGCACCGGCTGCGGCTTCCTGATGGTGACGCATAGCGCACGGCTCGCGGCGATGCTCGACCGCCACGTCCATCTGCATGCGGGCCGCGTCGCATGA
- a CDS encoding ABC transporter permease has translation MRRAVWILAVLLSHWRRHPMQLATLLIGLISATALWSGVQALNQQARSSYDRAAAIFGGARTPMLVAKDGKMLPQSVFAALRRAGWPVSPVVEGRVQIDGRSIRLLGIEPFSIPKEVGDAPTVGRSELEAFLTPPHRTLISPETLAEIGLKDGATPRLSNDAVLPPLMAQQQLAPGVLVVDISDAQRLLDKPGQISRLLLGKTTAQRAPLQSFADGRLQLVQPEAETDLERLTDSFHLNLTAFGLLSFVVGLFIVNSAIGLAFEQRLPVLRTLRACGVSARQLNAVLIGELIAFALVAGIVGLVCGYVIAATLLPNVAASLRGLYGAQVPGELSLRPEWWLAGLVISVAGALAAATTSLVKSMRLPILSTAQPYAWQEAQRRWLRLQSAVALAFFVAAGLLLWLGQSLLAGFGVLAAMMLGAALLLPAILEFVLRLGEHGARAALAQWFWADSRQQISGLSLALMALLLALAVNVGVATMVETFSRTFLVWLDGRLAADIYISAADEAQARDIQGWLRTRPEVQAVLPGGRAETQLSGAPIDVLGLPDHDTYREHWPLLQAGPDAWKQLVRGDAGFVSEQLARRLNLSLGDAIDIPAPAGDWHITVAGIYADYGNPKGQVTVNVAALTRRFPATPITRMAVRAAPADVPRLIADLGEKFGLDGRNVVDQANIKQESKQIFNRTFAVTGALNTFTLGVAAIALLTSLLTLANSRLPQLAPLWAIGLTRRRLAEVELLKTLSLAGLTALLALPLGLVVAWCLIAIVNVKAFGWRLPFDVFPLQLIRLLIVTLAAALVASLLPVLRLARMQPAQLVRTFTIER, from the coding sequence ATGAGACGCGCGGTGTGGATCCTCGCCGTGCTGCTCAGCCACTGGCGGCGGCATCCGATGCAGCTCGCGACCTTGCTGATCGGCCTGATCTCGGCCACCGCGCTGTGGAGCGGCGTGCAGGCGCTGAACCAGCAGGCGCGCAGCTCCTATGATCGCGCCGCGGCGATCTTCGGCGGCGCGCGCACGCCGATGCTGGTCGCCAAGGACGGCAAGATGCTGCCGCAAAGCGTGTTCGCCGCCTTGCGCCGCGCCGGCTGGCCGGTGTCGCCGGTCGTCGAGGGTCGCGTGCAGATCGATGGCCGCTCGATCCGGCTGCTCGGCATCGAGCCGTTCAGCATTCCCAAGGAGGTCGGCGATGCGCCGACGGTCGGCCGCAGCGAGCTCGAGGCGTTCCTGACGCCGCCGCACCGGACGCTGATCTCGCCGGAGACGCTGGCCGAAATCGGACTCAAGGACGGCGCGACGCCGCGACTCAGCAACGACGCGGTGCTGCCGCCGCTGATGGCGCAACAGCAGCTCGCGCCCGGCGTGCTCGTTGTCGACATCAGCGACGCGCAACGGCTGCTCGACAAGCCCGGCCAGATCTCGCGGCTCTTGCTCGGCAAGACGACCGCGCAGCGCGCGCCGTTGCAGAGTTTTGCGGACGGCCGCCTGCAGCTGGTGCAGCCGGAGGCCGAGACCGATCTGGAGCGGCTGACCGACAGCTTCCATCTCAACCTCACCGCGTTCGGCCTGCTGTCCTTCGTCGTCGGCCTGTTCATCGTCAACTCCGCGATCGGCCTCGCCTTCGAGCAGCGGCTGCCGGTGCTGCGCACCTTGCGCGCCTGCGGCGTGTCGGCGCGTCAGCTCAACGCCGTGCTGATCGGCGAGCTCATCGCGTTCGCCCTGGTCGCGGGCATCGTCGGCCTGGTCTGCGGCTATGTCATCGCAGCGACGCTGCTGCCGAACGTCGCCGCGTCCTTGCGTGGGCTCTACGGCGCGCAGGTGCCGGGCGAGCTGAGCCTGCGGCCGGAATGGTGGCTCGCGGGCCTTGTCATCAGCGTGGCCGGCGCGCTCGCGGCCGCCACCACCAGCCTGGTCAAATCGATGCGGCTGCCGATCCTCTCGACTGCGCAGCCTTACGCGTGGCAGGAGGCGCAGCGGCGCTGGCTGCGGCTGCAGAGCGCGGTCGCGCTCGCCTTCTTCGTCGCCGCCGGGCTGCTGCTGTGGCTCGGGCAGTCGCTGCTCGCCGGCTTCGGCGTGCTCGCGGCGATGATGCTCGGCGCCGCGCTGCTGCTGCCCGCGATTCTCGAATTCGTGCTGCGGCTCGGCGAGCACGGCGCGCGGGCGGCGCTGGCGCAATGGTTCTGGGCCGACAGCCGGCAGCAGATCTCGGGCCTGTCGCTGGCGCTGATGGCGCTGCTGCTGGCGCTCGCCGTCAATGTCGGCGTGGCGACGATGGTAGAGACGTTCAGCCGCACCTTCCTGGTCTGGCTCGATGGCCGGCTCGCCGCCGACATCTATATCAGTGCGGCCGATGAAGCGCAGGCGCGCGACATTCAGGGGTGGCTGCGCACGCGGCCCGAGGTGCAAGCGGTGTTGCCGGGCGGCCGCGCCGAAACGCAACTGTCGGGCGCGCCGATCGATGTGCTCGGCCTGCCCGATCACGACACGTATCGCGAGCACTGGCCGCTGCTACAGGCCGGCCCCGATGCGTGGAAGCAGCTGGTGCGAGGCGATGCCGGCTTCGTCAGCGAGCAGCTGGCCCGGCGGCTCAATCTCTCGCTCGGCGACGCCATCGACATCCCCGCACCGGCCGGCGACTGGCACATCACGGTGGCCGGCATCTACGCCGACTACGGCAATCCGAAGGGCCAGGTCACCGTGAACGTCGCCGCGCTGACGCGGCGTTTTCCGGCGACGCCGATCACGCGGATGGCGGTGCGCGCAGCGCCCGCCGACGTGCCCAGACTGATCGCTGATCTCGGCGAGAAGTTCGGCCTCGACGGCCGCAACGTCGTCGACCAGGCCAACATCAAGCAGGAGTCCAAGCAGATCTTCAACCGCACCTTTGCGGTGACCGGCGCGCTCAACACCTTTACGCTCGGTGTCGCCGCGATCGCCCTGCTGACGAGTCTGCTGACCTTGGCGAACTCCCGCCTGCCGCAACTCGCACCTTTATGGGCGATCGGCCTCACGCGCCGCCGCCTTGCCGAGGTCGAACTGCTGAAGACGCTGTCGCTGGCCGGCCTCACCGCGCTGCTGGCGCTGCCGCTCGGGCTGGTCGTGGCTTGGTGCCTGATCGCGATCGTCAACGTCAAGGCGTTCGGCTGGCGGCTGCCGTTCGACGTGTTTCCGCTGCAGCTGATCCGGCTGTTGATCGTCACGCTCGCCGCCGCGCTGGTCGCCTCGCTGCTGCCCGTGCTCAGGCTGGCGCGGATGCAGCCGGCGCAGCTCGTGAGGACCTTCACCATTGAGCGCTAG
- a CDS encoding lipocalin-like domain-containing protein, with product MSARATFTRRGLIGLLGLLALPRLARAQGFAGLADSGDGFTPVTPGKTFSFPADHGPHDDFRIEWWYITANLSDASGKAYGLQWTLFRSAARPGPQAEGFDNQQLWMAHAAVTRADSHRSTEKYARGGIGQAGVEAKPFQAWIDDWQLRGTDATDDQSLAPLDMSASASDFSYALHLEADHPVVLQGIGGYSRKSERGQASYYYSQPFYRARGRISFDGTPVEVTGQAWLDREWSSQPLASDQSGWDWFALHFSGGEKLMLYRMRQGNGDYTSGTWITADGASRPLGPDGIAMRPTETVAIGERKLPIGWHVAIASLGIAIDTAPLNPKAWMGTRVPYWEGPISFKGSHTGVGYLELTGY from the coding sequence TTGAGCGCTAGAGCCACATTCACCCGACGCGGGCTGATCGGCTTGCTGGGCCTGCTGGCGCTGCCGCGGCTCGCCCGGGCGCAGGGCTTTGCGGGTCTTGCCGACAGCGGCGACGGCTTCACGCCGGTGACGCCTGGCAAGACCTTCAGCTTCCCGGCCGACCACGGCCCGCATGACGATTTCCGCATCGAGTGGTGGTACATCACCGCCAATCTAAGCGACGCCAGTGGCAAGGCCTACGGCCTGCAATGGACGCTGTTCCGCTCGGCAGCCCGGCCCGGGCCACAGGCCGAGGGCTTCGACAATCAGCAGCTGTGGATGGCCCATGCGGCGGTGACGCGCGCCGACAGTCATCGCTCCACCGAGAAATACGCGCGCGGCGGCATCGGCCAGGCTGGCGTCGAGGCCAAGCCGTTCCAGGCCTGGATCGACGATTGGCAGCTGCGCGGCACCGACGCGACCGACGATCAATCGCTGGCGCCGCTCGACATGAGCGCGAGCGCATCGGACTTCTCCTACGCGCTGCACCTGGAGGCGGATCATCCGGTGGTGCTGCAGGGCATCGGCGGCTACAGCCGCAAATCCGAGCGCGGCCAGGCGTCGTACTACTACAGCCAGCCGTTCTACCGCGCCCGCGGCCGCATCAGCTTCGACGGCACGCCGGTCGAGGTCACCGGCCAGGCGTGGCTCGACCGCGAATGGAGCAGCCAGCCGCTGGCCTCCGACCAGAGCGGCTGGGACTGGTTCGCGCTGCATTTCTCGGGCGGCGAGAAGCTGATGCTCTACCGGATGCGGCAGGGCAATGGGGACTACACGTCCGGTACCTGGATCACGGCCGACGGCGCGTCACGCCCGCTCGGCCCCGACGGCATCGCGATGCGGCCGACCGAGACGGTTGCGATCGGCGAGCGCAAGCTGCCGATCGGCTGGCACGTCGCGATCGCTTCCCTCGGCATCGCCATCGATACCGCGCCGCTCAATCCGAAGGCCTGGATGGGCACCCGCGTGCCGTATTGGGAGGGGCCGATCAGCTTCAAGGGCAGCCACACCGGGGTGGGCTATCTCGAGCTGACGGGGTATTAA
- a CDS encoding MAPEG family protein, whose amino-acid sequence MYHFTAIVTVLALLLYFYMSILVGKARVQYGVKAPATTGNPDFERVFRVHMNTLEWLPIFLPALWLFAIYVSDAIAALLGLVWIAGRAMYMVAYAKAAEKRSAGFGVQALAAMALLVGALIAILWRLLHG is encoded by the coding sequence ATGTATCACTTCACGGCCATCGTGACCGTTCTCGCGCTGCTGCTCTACTTCTACATGTCGATCCTGGTGGGGAAGGCGCGCGTGCAATACGGCGTGAAGGCGCCGGCGACCACCGGCAATCCGGATTTCGAGCGCGTCTTCCGCGTGCATATGAATACGCTGGAATGGCTGCCGATCTTCTTGCCGGCGCTGTGGCTGTTCGCGATCTATGTCAGCGACGCGATCGCGGCGTTGCTCGGGCTGGTATGGATCGCCGGCCGCGCGATGTACATGGTCGCCTACGCCAAGGCCGCAGAGAAACGCAGCGCCGGCTTCGGCGTTCAGGCACTCGCCGCCATGGCGCTGCTGGTGGGCGCACTGATCGCGATCCTCTGGCGGCTCTTGCACGGCTGA
- a CDS encoding ABC transporter substrate-binding protein: MKLGLLAFAAVGALMVAAPASAQVKIGILNDQSGVYADYGGKYSVEAAKMAIEDFGGEVLGQKVELVTADHQNKPDLASTIARRWYDTEGVDMITELTTSSVALAIQELSKEKKKIDIVVGAATSRITGDACTPYGFHWAYDTRALAVGTGGALVESGGDSWFFMTADYAFGYALEKDTSDIVTSKGGKVLGSVRIPLNSSDFSSFLLQAQSSKAKIIGLANAGLDTTNSIKQAAEFGIVKGGQKLAGLLMTLSEVHGLGLEAAQGLVLTEGFYWDHDDKARAFSERFMKRTGRMPSMIHAGTYSATLSYLKAVKAAGTKDSDAVAAKLKELPVDDAFAQGKVLANGRMVHDMYLFEVKKPSESKKPWDYYKQLATVSGDKAFFTPKDSGCPLTK, from the coding sequence ATGAAATTGGGCTTGCTGGCTTTTGCTGCGGTTGGTGCGCTGATGGTGGCCGCGCCGGCATCGGCACAGGTCAAGATCGGCATCCTCAACGACCAGTCGGGCGTCTATGCCGACTACGGCGGTAAATATTCCGTCGAGGCCGCCAAGATGGCGATCGAGGATTTCGGCGGCGAGGTGCTGGGGCAGAAGGTCGAGCTCGTCACCGCCGACCACCAGAACAAGCCGGATCTGGCCTCCACCATCGCCCGGCGCTGGTACGACACCGAGGGTGTCGACATGATCACCGAATTGACGACGTCCTCGGTGGCGCTGGCGATCCAGGAGCTGTCGAAGGAGAAGAAGAAGATCGACATCGTGGTGGGAGCTGCGACCTCGCGGATCACGGGCGATGCCTGCACGCCCTACGGCTTCCATTGGGCCTATGACACCCGCGCGCTCGCGGTCGGCACCGGCGGCGCGCTGGTCGAATCCGGCGGCGACAGCTGGTTCTTCATGACCGCGGACTACGCCTTTGGCTACGCGCTGGAGAAGGACACCAGCGACATCGTGACGTCGAAGGGCGGCAAGGTGCTCGGCTCGGTGCGCATCCCGCTGAACTCGTCGGACTTCTCCTCCTTCCTGCTGCAGGCGCAGAGCTCCAAGGCCAAGATCATCGGCCTCGCCAATGCCGGGCTCGACACCACCAACTCGATCAAGCAGGCGGCCGAGTTCGGCATCGTCAAGGGCGGCCAGAAGCTCGCCGGCCTGCTGATGACGCTGTCGGAGGTGCACGGCCTCGGGCTGGAGGCCGCGCAGGGCCTGGTGCTCACGGAGGGCTTCTACTGGGATCACGACGACAAGGCCCGTGCCTTCAGCGAGCGCTTCATGAAGCGCACCGGCCGCATGCCGAGCATGATCCATGCGGGCACCTATTCGGCGACGCTGTCCTACCTCAAGGCCGTCAAGGCGGCCGGCACCAAGGACTCCGACGCTGTCGCGGCCAAGCTGAAGGAGCTGCCGGTCGACGACGCCTTCGCGCAGGGCAAGGTGCTCGCCAACGGCCGCATGGTCCACGACATGTATCTGTTCGAGGTCAAGAAGCCGTCGGAATCGAAGAAACCGTGGGACTATTACAAGCAGCTCGCCACGGTGTCCGGCGACAAGGCGTTCTTCACACCCAAGGACAGCGGCTGCCCGCTGACGAAGTGA
- a CDS encoding AMP-binding protein → MYTGKHARLRPLQPAFIMASTGEAVNYRELEARSNRLAHLFRKRGLKRLDHYSIFMENNSRYLEACGAGERSGLYFTCVNSYLTPGELAYILNNSQSRLLITSVAKLDVAREALKEAPGIELCMVADGPGEGDRIVGLQEAIAGLPATPIADECIGTAMLYSSGTTGRPKGILRPLPEQPPVQQLPIFDFLEKLWRYREGMIYLSPAPLYHSAPQAAVNLTIRAGGTAIIMENFDPERYLQLVEQWGITHTQLVPTMFSRMLKLPEEIRTRYDLSSLEIAIHAAAPCPAQVKEDMIRWWGPIIHEYYGATEGLGFTACDSEQWLAHRGTVGKVLFGDLHILDEHMQPCPAGTAGTVWFKTGSPFEYFNDPERTREARSADGTMSTVGDVGYVDADGYLYLTDRATFMIISGGVNIYPQECENLLITHPKVADAAVFGVPNTDLGEEVKAVIQPMSGIVPSPALEEELIAFCRQSLSRQKVPRSIDFETELPRLPTGKLYKRLLRDRYWGNKTSRIV, encoded by the coding sequence ATGTACACCGGCAAGCACGCAAGGCTGCGCCCGCTGCAGCCCGCCTTCATCATGGCCTCCACCGGCGAAGCGGTGAACTATCGCGAGCTGGAGGCGCGCTCGAACCGCCTAGCGCATCTCTTTCGCAAGCGTGGCCTGAAGCGGCTGGACCATTATTCGATCTTCATGGAGAACAACAGCCGCTATCTCGAAGCCTGCGGCGCCGGCGAGCGCTCCGGCCTGTATTTCACCTGCGTGAACTCGTACCTCACGCCGGGCGAGCTCGCCTACATCCTCAATAACAGCCAGTCCCGGCTCCTGATCACCTCGGTCGCGAAGCTCGACGTCGCGCGCGAGGCGCTCAAGGAGGCGCCCGGCATCGAGCTGTGCATGGTCGCCGACGGTCCGGGAGAGGGCGATCGCATCGTCGGCCTGCAGGAGGCGATCGCCGGCCTCCCGGCGACGCCGATCGCCGACGAATGCATCGGCACGGCGATGCTGTACTCCTCCGGCACAACCGGCCGGCCCAAGGGCATCCTGCGGCCGCTGCCGGAGCAGCCGCCGGTGCAGCAGTTGCCGATCTTCGACTTCCTCGAGAAGCTGTGGCGCTACCGCGAGGGCATGATCTATCTGTCGCCGGCGCCGCTGTATCACTCCGCGCCACAAGCCGCCGTCAATCTCACGATCCGCGCTGGCGGCACCGCCATCATCATGGAGAATTTCGATCCGGAGCGCTACCTGCAGCTCGTCGAGCAATGGGGCATCACCCATACCCAGCTGGTGCCGACGATGTTCTCGCGCATGCTGAAGCTGCCGGAGGAGATCCGCACCCGCTACGATCTGTCCTCGCTGGAGATCGCGATCCATGCCGCGGCGCCCTGCCCCGCGCAGGTCAAGGAGGACATGATCCGCTGGTGGGGGCCGATCATCCACGAATATTACGGCGCCACCGAAGGCCTCGGCTTCACCGCCTGCGACAGCGAGCAATGGCTCGCGCATCGCGGCACCGTCGGCAAGGTGCTGTTCGGCGACCTGCACATCCTCGACGAACACATGCAGCCTTGCCCGGCCGGCACCGCCGGCACGGTGTGGTTCAAGACCGGTTCGCCGTTCGAGTATTTCAACGACCCCGAGCGCACCCGGGAGGCGCGCTCGGCCGACGGCACGATGAGCACGGTCGGCGATGTCGGCTATGTCGATGCCGACGGCTATCTGTATCTCACCGACCGCGCCACCTTCATGATCATCTCGGGCGGCGTGAACATCTATCCGCAGGAATGCGAGAACCTGCTGATCACGCATCCGAAGGTCGCCGACGCCGCGGTGTTCGGCGTGCCCAATACCGATCTCGGCGAGGAGGTGAAGGCGGTGATCCAGCCGATGTCCGGCATCGTGCCCAGTCCTGCGCTCGAGGAGGAGCTGATCGCGTTCTGCCGGCAGTCGCTGTCGCGCCAGAAGGTGCCGCGCTCGATCGACTTCGAGACGGAGCTGCCGCGGCTGCCGACCGGCAAGCTCTACAAGCGTCTGCTGCGCGACCGCTATTGGGGCAACAAGACCTCGCGGATCGTGTAG